The proteins below come from a single Halobacillus salinarum genomic window:
- a CDS encoding DUF1798 family protein: MLEENTQQLKQLIDRLHEQFINTTGPIDKKDHEFFERVKSETKPYFEWNQTWREQAEEFVKARDVRVHPNQIKSTHENIEMLILHSYYLDVQRKRYKELFQSAHYVLDMILADLNRMTD, translated from the coding sequence ATGTTAGAAGAAAATACGCAGCAGCTTAAACAACTTATTGATCGTCTTCACGAGCAATTCATTAATACAACTGGCCCCATTGATAAAAAAGACCATGAATTTTTTGAGCGGGTAAAAAGTGAAACGAAGCCTTATTTTGAATGGAATCAAACGTGGAGAGAGCAGGCGGAGGAATTCGTAAAGGCCCGTGATGTGCGCGTTCATCCTAATCAGATAAAATCCACTCATGAAAATATTGAAATGCTTATTTTACACAGCTATTATCTTGATGTACAAAGGAAACGATATAAGGAGCTGTTCCAATCCGCGCACTATGTGCTGGACATGATCCTAGCTGATCTCAATCGGATGACGGATTAA